In one Moritella sp. 5 genomic region, the following are encoded:
- a CDS encoding ExeM/NucH family extracellular endonuclease: protein MVSIILLLNDVYANELLNENNISCIGENYSISQLQGEGHRSPYVIKKGSKRYRSDLFFTVRGVVTKLKLDRNAGFFMQQIDKSTLSLASKGIFVRTTDMTNIKLDTSVCVTGVVEEYYGMTQLHPTAEVIVLGDAKAVAPTNIIVATVDANFSETLERYEGMRVRLVNMTDMRVTKPLYYDRRWQRYNIILSHQQINIHPNTTAFPSSIFADQHALSNKQRRLYLQLAGRPTLITKSDYIRVNDKVAGVVGILQFSYGEFRLVTDDPVSKIQFTHLSDRETLPPRTTHHLRIASFNLLNYFNTAAGGAYNPLRQNRGATTRLALHRQETKLVKTIVTLDADFIGLMEIENNGFGKDSAIQRLLSLVNRQIKDPDKQYKMLQPELSDLYRGRYLGSGAITVAGFYRPSRLKHVSTRVIDLPIQRSILGNAYHRPALTPTFMRNSSYKKESERLTISVNHFKSKGSKCVADKQRSAILKQLKSSSRKSNTSLQKWQRTKSKFKQDRQGHCAGFRSLAASVLAQSLARQGGDKIILGDLNSYPKEDPLLVLTDYKQASYAYYKIRGSTHSYLGQHLIVLKLDNGFGYHDPFISENTDSWTYSFQALGRLDYILVNTDLLSDVVVKKVWHINAAESRLLNKDKDFLNDIAFSSDHDPLFIELK from the coding sequence ATGGTCAGCATAATATTGTTGCTTAATGATGTGTATGCAAATGAATTATTGAATGAAAATAATATAAGTTGTATCGGTGAGAATTACTCGATTAGTCAATTACAAGGGGAAGGACATCGCTCTCCTTATGTGATAAAAAAGGGAAGTAAACGATATCGTAGTGATTTATTCTTTACTGTTAGGGGTGTTGTTACCAAGTTGAAACTGGATCGTAATGCGGGTTTTTTCATGCAGCAAATAGATAAATCAACGTTGAGCCTCGCGTCAAAAGGAATTTTTGTCAGAACGACAGACATGACGAATATTAAGCTTGATACAAGTGTATGCGTGACTGGTGTTGTTGAAGAATATTACGGTATGACGCAATTACATCCCACAGCAGAAGTAATCGTGCTTGGCGATGCTAAGGCGGTAGCGCCTACCAATATCATTGTTGCAACAGTTGATGCTAACTTTAGTGAAACCCTTGAACGCTATGAAGGAATGCGTGTACGTTTGGTCAATATGACGGATATGCGCGTGACGAAACCTTTATATTATGATCGACGTTGGCAGCGTTATAATATCATTCTTAGTCATCAGCAGATAAATATTCATCCTAATACGACTGCTTTTCCTAGCAGTATTTTCGCCGACCAGCATGCCCTGAGTAACAAACAGCGGCGCTTATATTTACAGCTAGCTGGTCGACCTACATTAATAACCAAATCTGATTATATACGTGTTAATGACAAGGTTGCTGGCGTTGTGGGTATTTTGCAATTTAGTTATGGCGAATTTAGGTTAGTCACGGATGATCCGGTTTCTAAAATACAATTCACGCATTTAAGTGACCGCGAAACATTACCCCCGCGGACGACGCATCATTTGCGTATTGCTAGCTTCAATTTACTTAATTATTTTAATACCGCCGCTGGTGGGGCCTATAATCCATTAAGGCAAAATAGGGGCGCTACAACACGATTAGCGCTACACCGACAAGAAACGAAATTGGTTAAAACAATCGTCACACTTGATGCTGACTTTATTGGTCTGATGGAAATAGAAAACAATGGTTTTGGTAAAGACTCGGCGATCCAACGGTTATTAAGCTTAGTCAATCGCCAAATAAAGGATCCAGATAAACAGTACAAAATGCTGCAACCTGAGCTGTCAGATTTATATCGAGGGCGTTATTTAGGCTCGGGAGCGATAACCGTTGCTGGCTTTTATCGACCATCTAGACTTAAGCATGTGAGTACCCGTGTAATTGATCTGCCTATACAGCGTAGTATTTTGGGTAATGCTTATCATCGACCAGCATTAACCCCCACCTTTATGAGAAACAGTAGCTATAAAAAAGAAAGTGAACGACTCACGATTAGTGTTAACCATTTCAAATCTAAAGGTTCAAAATGTGTTGCAGATAAGCAACGCTCAGCAATCTTAAAACAATTAAAAAGCAGTAGCAGGAAGAGCAACACTTCGCTGCAGAAATGGCAAAGAACCAAATCAAAATTCAAGCAAGATAGGCAGGGACATTGTGCAGGGTTTCGATCGTTAGCCGCGAGTGTATTGGCGCAGTCATTAGCGAGGCAAGGTGGGGATAAGATTATCTTGGGTGATTTGAATAGTTATCCCAAAGAAGACCCGCTGTTAGTGCTAACTGATTATAAACAAGCGAGCTATGCTTATTATAAGATAAGGGGCAGTACACACAGTTATCTTGGTCAGCATTTAATCGTCCTTAAATTGGATAATGGTTTTGGTTATCATGATCCATTTATAAGTGAAAATACCGATAGCTGGACTTACTCTTTTCAGGCATTGGGTCGTTTGGATTATATATTGGTTAATACTGACCTTTTATCGGATGTAGTGGTAAAAAAAGTATGGCATATTAATGCGGCTGAAAGCCGATTATTAAATAAGGACAAAGATTTTTTAAATGATATAGCATTCTCATCAGATCATGACCCTTTGTTTATTGAGTTAAAATAA
- the murQ gene encoding N-acetylmuramic acid 6-phosphate etherase, with product MDIKSLTSEQRNLASANLDQLSTLELVKLFNSEDEKVTQAIKLELPLIAASIDMIAHAFQQNGRLIYIGAGTSGRLGVLDASECPPTFGVGSQQVQGIIAGGEAAMFKAQEGAEDDLHAAQVDLNQIQLTPRDIVVGIAASGRTPYVIGGLNFANKLGCDTIAISCNNDSPIAAIAKIAITPVVGPEVLTGSSRMKAGTAQKLVLNMLSTGAMVRTGKVYQNLMVDVKTSNKKLITRSENIIMDVTGVERQRAQTLLVQANQHVKSAILMELNGVDYDTATQQLADNQGFLRQALTS from the coding sequence ATGGATATAAAATCGCTTACTTCAGAACAAAGAAATTTAGCAAGTGCTAACCTAGATCAACTTTCAACATTAGAACTTGTTAAGCTATTCAATAGTGAAGACGAAAAAGTCACTCAAGCTATCAAACTTGAACTCCCCCTTATTGCAGCTTCAATTGACATGATTGCGCATGCATTTCAACAAAACGGGCGATTGATTTATATTGGTGCCGGTACATCCGGTCGTTTAGGCGTATTAGATGCATCGGAATGCCCACCAACATTCGGTGTAGGTAGCCAGCAAGTACAAGGTATTATAGCGGGTGGCGAAGCGGCAATGTTTAAAGCACAAGAAGGGGCAGAAGATGATTTACATGCCGCGCAAGTTGATTTAAACCAGATCCAATTAACACCGCGCGATATTGTTGTAGGCATCGCCGCATCAGGTCGAACCCCCTATGTAATTGGCGGTTTAAATTTTGCCAATAAACTCGGCTGCGACACGATTGCAATAAGTTGTAATAATGACTCGCCAATAGCGGCCATTGCTAAAATTGCGATTACGCCTGTTGTGGGTCCTGAAGTACTCACAGGTTCAAGTCGAATGAAAGCTGGTACAGCCCAAAAGTTAGTGCTCAACATGCTAAGTACTGGCGCGATGGTAAGAACTGGTAAAGTTTATCAAAACTTGATGGTTGACGTTAAAACCTCAAATAAGAAACTGATTACACGCAGCGAAAACATCATTATGGATGTAACAGGTGTAGAGCGTCAACGAGCACAAACATTATTGGTTCAAGCCAACCAGCATGTAAAATCGGCTATTTTAATGGAATTAAACGGCGTTGATTACGATACCGCAACTCAACAGTTAGCTGACAATCAAGGTTTTTTACGTCAGGCTTTAACGTCGTAG
- the thpR gene encoding RNA 2',3'-cyclic phosphodiesterase, giving the protein MPRLFTAIEVSNDVDRELNTLVPTTGQSVAQDTKHITLRFIGNVTEAEATAIELELISVNVDPFVLAVSGCQFFKSHGAKTIFVTNIMPSAALTDLHQLITVVLLHRGISVEERKYLPHITVARIHRPSDVLIDSLLEKGKRVSTALLVTGFVLYCAEHDSTPKYVKRREYIFTKPNT; this is encoded by the coding sequence ATGCCAAGATTATTTACTGCTATAGAAGTCTCGAATGATGTAGATCGTGAATTGAATACGCTTGTTCCGACGACAGGGCAGAGCGTCGCTCAGGATACGAAACATATAACGCTGCGATTTATCGGTAATGTCACTGAAGCAGAAGCGACTGCCATTGAACTCGAATTGATATCCGTAAATGTCGACCCCTTTGTGTTGGCGGTTTCTGGTTGTCAATTTTTCAAATCACATGGCGCTAAAACAATTTTTGTCACTAATATTATGCCAAGTGCGGCGCTGACCGACCTTCATCAACTCATCACTGTGGTATTGCTGCATCGGGGAATAAGCGTCGAGGAGCGTAAATACCTGCCGCATATTACGGTGGCTCGTATTCATAGACCCAGTGATGTATTGATTGATTCGCTATTAGAAAAGGGTAAACGTGTCTCAACAGCGTTATTAGTTACCGGGTTTGTATTATATTGTGCTGAACATGATTCAACGCCAAAATACGTTAAGCGCAGGGAATATATATTCACTAAGCCTAACACCTGA
- a CDS encoding FKBP-type peptidyl-prolyl cis-trans isomerase — protein MTELQVTDLVIGEGKEAVKGALIMTQYRGFLNDGTQFDSSYDKGKPFQCVIGTGRVIKGWDQGILGMKVGGKRKLFVPSALAYGERQMGSVIPAHSDLSFEIELLEVLTRDD, from the coding sequence ATGACAGAATTACAAGTGACAGACCTCGTGATTGGTGAAGGTAAAGAAGCCGTGAAAGGCGCTTTAATCATGACGCAATACCGTGGATTCTTAAATGACGGAACCCAATTTGATTCGTCTTACGACAAAGGTAAACCGTTTCAATGTGTCATTGGTACTGGCCGTGTTATTAAAGGTTGGGATCAAGGTATTCTAGGTATGAAAGTAGGCGGTAAACGTAAACTATTCGTCCCATCGGCACTGGCTTATGGCGAACGTCAAATGGGCTCAGTGATCCCTGCGCATTCAGATCTAAGCTTTGAAATTGAATTGTTAGAAGTGCTTACTCGCGACGACTAA
- a CDS encoding iron-containing alcohol dehydrogenase gives MLHQSIIEIRGQVNKLIPIPLPKLIEGEGSVAQTAVALKELGGAKPMIVTDAMLVKLGIAKQLTDALDIASIDYVLFDEVTPDPTLQLVANGLKRYKQNGCDSVIALGGGSPMDCAKGIAAAAVKNVDARKLVGLLRVRKALPPFIAIPTTAGTGSEATVVAVVTDPDKKQKFTIVDPSLVPAVAILDPLLMLGLPPKITAETGIDALTHAVESYIGCYATEQTKAYGYDAVKRIFANLPKAYADGGDVEARRQMSIASFNAGVAFTRASIGYVHAIAHQMGGYYHIPHGLANAVILAHVLEFSFESALCRYAELAIAAGLATSDDTQIEAAHKFVAGVKALNKTLNIQADFPDLQANDIPELAKRAVREAYCEYPVPKLMNRAQCESLLKKLLPAS, from the coding sequence ATGCTACATCAAAGCATTATCGAAATACGCGGACAAGTAAATAAGTTAATACCAATCCCGCTACCTAAACTTATTGAAGGTGAAGGCTCTGTTGCACAAACAGCAGTAGCATTAAAAGAACTCGGCGGCGCTAAACCTATGATTGTCACCGATGCGATGCTTGTTAAACTTGGTATTGCAAAACAGTTAACGGATGCGCTAGATATTGCAAGTATTGACTACGTCCTGTTTGATGAAGTAACTCCTGATCCAACATTGCAATTAGTTGCTAATGGCTTGAAGCGTTATAAACAAAACGGCTGTGATAGCGTGATTGCATTAGGTGGCGGTTCTCCGATGGATTGTGCTAAAGGCATTGCTGCCGCGGCGGTTAAGAATGTCGATGCGAGAAAATTAGTTGGGTTGTTACGCGTGCGTAAAGCTTTACCGCCATTTATCGCTATACCAACGACGGCGGGTACAGGATCTGAAGCGACGGTTGTTGCAGTGGTAACAGACCCGGATAAAAAACAAAAATTTACGATTGTTGACCCAAGCTTGGTACCAGCTGTTGCCATACTCGATCCATTATTGATGCTGGGACTACCGCCTAAAATCACCGCTGAAACTGGTATTGATGCATTAACTCATGCGGTTGAATCTTATATTGGTTGTTACGCGACAGAGCAAACGAAAGCGTATGGTTATGATGCGGTAAAACGTATTTTTGCAAACCTACCGAAAGCATATGCAGATGGCGGTGATGTAGAAGCAAGACGCCAAATGTCTATTGCGAGCTTTAATGCCGGTGTTGCCTTTACCCGTGCATCGATTGGTTATGTGCATGCAATTGCGCATCAAATGGGAGGGTATTACCATATTCCTCATGGTCTTGCGAATGCAGTGATCTTAGCACATGTACTTGAATTCTCATTTGAGAGTGCATTATGTCGTTATGCTGAACTGGCTATTGCTGCAGGACTTGCGACGAGCGATGATACTCAAATTGAAGCGGCGCATAAGTTTGTTGCCGGTGTGAAGGCATTGAATAAAACCTTGAATATTCAAGCTGACTTCCCCGATCTTCAAGCTAATGACATCCCTGAACTGGCTAAACGTGCAGTGAGAGAAGCGTATTGTGAATACCCTGTGCCGAAACTGATGAACAGAGCACAATGTGAGAGCTTGTTGAAGAAGTTATTGCCAGCGAGTTAA